The Nocardioides panzhihuensis genome has a segment encoding these proteins:
- a CDS encoding nitroreductase family deazaflavin-dependent oxidoreductase, protein MTELQGEYVPSTADWVREQVAAFEASGGAEANVLERDGKPIILITNRGAKTGAIRKTPLMRVERDGRYLAVASMGGSDKNPAWVANFRKYPDMALQDGGTKKAYVARELAGEEREEWWAYAVQTWPTYGDYQPNTSRVFPLFLLEPADEQPAS, encoded by the coding sequence ATGACCGAACTGCAAGGTGAATACGTCCCGAGCACGGCCGACTGGGTGCGCGAGCAGGTTGCCGCGTTCGAGGCCTCCGGCGGCGCCGAGGCCAACGTTCTCGAGCGCGACGGCAAGCCGATCATCCTGATCACCAACCGCGGCGCCAAGACCGGCGCCATCCGCAAGACCCCGCTGATGCGGGTCGAGCGCGACGGCCGCTACCTCGCGGTCGCCTCGATGGGCGGCAGCGACAAGAATCCCGCCTGGGTGGCCAACTTCCGCAAGTACCCCGACATGGCCCTCCAGGACGGCGGGACCAAGAAGGCGTACGTCGCTCGCGAGCTCGCCGGCGAGGAGCGCGAGGAGTGGTGGGCCTATGCGGTGCAGACGTGGCCGACGTACGGGGACTATCAGCCCAACACGTCCAGGGTCTTTCCGCTCTTCCTGCTGGAGCCCGCCGACGAGCAACCCGCCAGTTGA
- a CDS encoding acyl-CoA dehydrogenase family protein: MTSTHEAHSTHVVSNQAPPLVGHNTAGDPVLCEGVEREGAAWALPEIDEVGRLAGTAEAQDWGRLAERVPPRLHTHDRYGHRVDEVEYVPAYHQLMTTAVENGLHATPWADGRPGAHVARAAKFFAWNVDAGHGCPISMTYAVVPALRTNPELAARFEPLLTNREYDFGLRDPETKRGLIAGMSMTEKQGGSDVRANTTTATPQTDGTYVLRGHKWFTSAPMSDLFLTLAQTSAGVSCFLVPRVLPGGESNAMRFMRLKDKLGNRSNASSEIEYDAATGWLVGEEGRGVRTIVEMVNMTRLDCVIGSSAGMRTALTMATHHAQHRSAFGKLLVDQSAMRNVLADLQVESEAATTAMLRLAGANDRAIRGDEAEASLRRIALAVTKYYVCKRAPFMVNEALECLGGNGYIEDFDVARIYREMPLLSIWEGSGNVAALDALRALAKEPHTLNAFMAEAELASGADARYDAALDRLKKEFASFDDLELRARRIVEQMALVFQGSQLVRHAPAPVADAFCASRLGRDWGGAFGTLSPRGDLGAIIERALPA, encoded by the coding sequence ATGACCAGCACGCACGAAGCCCACTCCACCCATGTGGTCAGCAACCAGGCCCCGCCGCTGGTGGGCCACAACACCGCCGGTGACCCGGTCCTGTGCGAAGGCGTCGAGCGAGAGGGTGCCGCGTGGGCGCTCCCCGAGATCGACGAGGTGGGCCGCCTCGCCGGGACCGCCGAGGCGCAGGATTGGGGCCGCCTCGCCGAGCGGGTCCCGCCGCGTCTGCACACCCATGATCGCTACGGACATCGCGTCGACGAGGTCGAGTACGTCCCGGCGTACCACCAGCTGATGACCACCGCGGTGGAGAACGGCCTGCACGCTACCCCCTGGGCCGACGGCCGGCCCGGTGCCCACGTCGCGCGGGCGGCGAAGTTCTTCGCCTGGAACGTCGATGCCGGCCACGGCTGCCCGATCTCGATGACCTACGCGGTGGTCCCGGCGCTGCGGACCAATCCCGAGCTCGCCGCGAGGTTCGAGCCGCTGCTCACCAATCGGGAGTACGACTTCGGTCTGCGTGACCCCGAGACCAAGCGCGGCCTGATCGCCGGCATGTCCATGACCGAGAAGCAGGGCGGATCCGATGTCCGCGCGAACACGACGACCGCGACCCCGCAGACCGACGGGACGTACGTCCTTCGTGGGCACAAGTGGTTCACCAGCGCGCCGATGAGCGACCTGTTCCTCACCCTCGCCCAGACGTCCGCCGGGGTCTCCTGCTTCCTCGTGCCGCGCGTCCTGCCCGGCGGCGAGAGCAACGCTATGCGCTTCATGCGCCTGAAGGACAAGCTGGGCAACAGGTCGAACGCCTCCTCCGAGATCGAGTACGACGCGGCGACCGGCTGGCTCGTCGGCGAAGAGGGCCGCGGGGTGCGCACGATCGTCGAGATGGTCAACATGACCCGCCTCGACTGCGTGATCGGCTCCTCGGCAGGCATGCGCACCGCGCTGACCATGGCGACGCACCACGCCCAGCATCGCTCGGCGTTCGGCAAGCTGCTGGTCGACCAGTCGGCGATGCGCAACGTACTGGCTGACCTGCAGGTCGAGTCCGAGGCGGCGACGACCGCGATGCTGCGGCTCGCGGGCGCCAACGACCGGGCCATCCGCGGGGACGAGGCCGAGGCCTCCCTGCGCCGGATCGCGCTGGCGGTCACGAAGTACTACGTCTGCAAGCGGGCGCCCTTCATGGTCAACGAGGCCCTGGAGTGCCTGGGTGGCAACGGCTACATCGAGGACTTCGACGTCGCGCGCATCTATCGCGAGATGCCGCTCCTCTCGATCTGGGAGGGGTCGGGCAACGTCGCGGCGCTGGACGCGCTGCGAGCGCTGGCGAAGGAGCCGCACACCCTTAACGCGTTCATGGCCGAGGCGGAGCTCGCCTCCGGTGCCGACGCCCGCTACGACGCCGCGCTGGACCGGTTGAAGAAGGAGTTCGCCTCCTTCGACGACCTCGAGCTCCGGGCGCGACGGATCGTGGAGCAGATGGCTCTGGTCTTCCAGGGCTCCCAGCTCGTCCGGCACGCACCTGCTCCCGTCGCCGACGCGTTCTGTGCCTCGCGTCTCGGCCGGGACTGGGGTGGAGCCTTCGGGACGCTGTCGCCACGCGGGGATCTCGGCGCGATCATCGAGCGAGCGCTTCCCGCCTGA
- a CDS encoding PaaX family transcriptional regulator C-terminal domain-containing protein, translated as MATARDELAPLSARSAMLSLMLGAHPNPLTPADLARAGQFLGIAPATVRVAVTRAVGDGDLRRTDAGYRLGERLIQRQAHQDEAVHTADKPWDGTWEMAVVVATGRPGPERAVLRDALKAHRLAELREGVWTRPANLQRPRFTDPVLQAFTATPEQDSGDLAASLWDLADWAREGERLLERLSTTPEPALRLATAAAIVRHLSADPLLPVELRPSDWPAAELRETYSAYQRELSELAALPQ; from the coding sequence GTGGCTACCGCGCGCGACGAACTGGCTCCGCTCTCCGCCCGCTCGGCGATGCTGAGCCTGATGCTCGGCGCCCACCCGAACCCGCTGACTCCGGCCGATCTCGCCCGCGCAGGCCAGTTCCTCGGCATCGCGCCGGCGACCGTACGCGTCGCGGTCACCCGCGCCGTCGGCGACGGCGACCTGCGGCGTACCGACGCCGGCTACCGGCTCGGCGAGCGGCTGATCCAGCGGCAGGCGCATCAGGACGAAGCGGTGCACACGGCAGACAAGCCGTGGGACGGCACCTGGGAGATGGCCGTCGTCGTCGCCACCGGCCGACCGGGGCCTGAGCGCGCCGTTCTGCGCGATGCGCTGAAGGCGCACCGGCTCGCCGAGCTCCGCGAAGGGGTCTGGACCCGGCCCGCCAACCTGCAGCGCCCTCGTTTCACCGATCCGGTGCTCCAGGCGTTCACGGCCACCCCGGAGCAGGACTCCGGCGACCTCGCCGCCTCGTTGTGGGATCTCGCCGACTGGGCACGCGAAGGCGAGCGCCTGCTCGAACGCCTGTCAACGACCCCCGAGCCCGCCCTTCGGCTCGCCACCGCCGCCGCGATCGTGCGCCACCTCAGCGCCGACCCGCTCCTCCCCGTCGAGCTCCGCCCTTCCGACTGGCCCGCGGCGGAGCTGCGCGAGACCTACAGCGCCTATCAGCGCGAGCTGAGCGAACTCGCCGCATTGCCCCAGTGA
- the aztC gene encoding zinc ABC transporter substrate-binding protein AztC: MRRLLGAAVAAAAMTLTGCVGAADGDDRPHIVVTTNILGDVVTKTVGDTARVTTLMRPNADPHSFEISAREAAMMRDADLLVSNGLGLEEGLQRHLDKAAEAGVETYVAGEQIDVLDYAEGDSAGTPDPHFWTDPARMREVVDGLEAVAKDVDGVDDRAVEQAAAAYRTELEELDQEMTDSFASIPEQHRSLVTNHHVFGYLAERFGFRVVGAIIPGGTTLAAPSAADLRDLTEAIEQAGVPTIFAESSQPDRLIQVLADEAGVDVGVSELFTESLTEKGRGAETYLTMMRANTERITSGLSEPTD; the protein is encoded by the coding sequence ATGAGGCGCCTGCTCGGGGCCGCGGTCGCGGCCGCCGCGATGACACTCACCGGCTGCGTCGGCGCAGCCGACGGCGACGACCGCCCGCACATCGTGGTGACCACCAACATCCTCGGCGACGTCGTCACCAAGACGGTCGGCGACACGGCCCGGGTCACCACGCTGATGCGCCCCAATGCCGACCCGCACTCCTTCGAGATCTCGGCACGGGAGGCCGCGATGATGCGCGATGCCGACCTGCTCGTCTCCAACGGGCTCGGCCTCGAGGAGGGCCTCCAGCGCCACCTCGACAAGGCGGCCGAGGCCGGCGTCGAGACGTACGTCGCGGGTGAGCAGATCGACGTCCTCGACTATGCCGAGGGGGACTCCGCGGGCACGCCGGACCCGCACTTCTGGACCGACCCGGCGCGGATGCGCGAGGTCGTCGACGGCCTCGAAGCGGTGGCGAAGGACGTCGACGGCGTCGACGACCGGGCGGTGGAGCAGGCGGCGGCTGCGTACCGCACCGAGCTCGAGGAGCTCGACCAAGAGATGACCGACTCCTTCGCGAGCATCCCGGAGCAGCACCGCAGCCTGGTCACCAACCACCACGTGTTCGGCTACCTGGCCGAACGGTTCGGGTTCCGGGTCGTCGGCGCGATCATCCCCGGTGGGACGACCCTGGCCGCGCCCAGCGCCGCGGACCTGCGCGACCTGACCGAGGCGATCGAGCAGGCCGGTGTGCCGACGATCTTCGCCGAGTCCTCGCAGCCGGACCGCCTCATCCAGGTGCTCGCCGACGAGGCGGGCGTCGACGTCGGCGTCAGCGAGCTGTTCACGGAGTCCCTGACCGAGAAGGGCCGGGGCGCCGAAACCTACCTGACCATGATGCGCGCCAACACCGAGCGCATCACCAGCGGGCTCTCCGAGCCCACCGATTGA
- the aztD gene encoding zinc metallochaperone AztD, producing the protein MQTPQKRALRAVAAVAGVSLALSACGSTAEGDESKNQKSADAGNRLAVSYANGIAVLDGETLEVVDEFETEEFVRLNSVGDGRNLMVTTSKGFQVLDTKSPELTDLVFEADAGGHVVHHGDKTVLYADGSGETTIFETDALGDAGKLPETTTWTAPEAHHGVSIVLEDGTLLTTVGTEESRSGAIALEADGDDPSTSSGHRFKEAATNDTCPGIHGEGTAADEAVVFGCEDGALLYRDGAFEKLQAPDEFGRMGNAYVSETSPIIVGDYNTDPDAEGYLLDSVALVDTEKSTFKPMALPEGVEYTFRDVARGPEDLAYILATDGSIHVLDPATGKITDEFPVVKPWEGPAEWQDPHPAIKVSGDIAYVTEPASNTVHAVDLTSGEVTASVELSEQPNEIAIALG; encoded by the coding sequence ATGCAGACCCCACAGAAGCGTGCCCTCCGGGCCGTCGCGGCGGTGGCCGGCGTATCGCTGGCCCTCTCGGCGTGCGGATCCACCGCCGAAGGCGACGAGTCCAAGAACCAGAAGTCGGCAGACGCCGGCAACCGCCTCGCCGTCTCCTACGCCAACGGGATCGCCGTCCTGGACGGTGAGACCCTCGAGGTCGTCGACGAGTTCGAGACCGAGGAGTTCGTACGCCTCAACTCGGTCGGTGACGGTCGCAACCTCATGGTGACCACCAGCAAGGGCTTCCAGGTGCTCGACACCAAGAGCCCCGAGCTGACCGACCTCGTCTTCGAGGCCGACGCCGGTGGCCACGTCGTCCACCACGGCGACAAGACGGTCCTCTACGCCGACGGCAGCGGCGAGACGACGATCTTCGAGACCGACGCGCTCGGCGACGCGGGTAAGCTCCCGGAGACGACGACCTGGACGGCGCCCGAGGCCCACCACGGCGTCTCGATCGTGCTCGAGGACGGCACCCTGCTGACCACGGTCGGGACCGAGGAGAGCCGCTCGGGAGCGATCGCCCTCGAGGCCGACGGCGACGACCCTTCGACAAGCTCAGGACATCGCTTCAAGGAGGCCGCCACCAACGACACGTGCCCCGGCATCCACGGCGAGGGCACCGCGGCCGACGAGGCGGTGGTCTTCGGCTGCGAGGACGGCGCCCTGCTCTACCGCGACGGTGCGTTCGAGAAGCTCCAGGCGCCCGACGAGTTCGGCCGGATGGGCAACGCGTACGTCTCCGAGACCAGCCCCATCATCGTCGGCGACTACAACACCGACCCCGACGCCGAGGGCTACCTGCTCGACAGCGTCGCCCTGGTCGACACCGAGAAGAGCACCTTCAAGCCGATGGCGCTTCCCGAGGGTGTCGAGTACACCTTCCGCGACGTGGCGCGCGGACCGGAGGACCTGGCCTACATCCTCGCCACGGACGGCTCGATCCACGTCCTGGACCCCGCGACCGGCAAGATCACCGACGAGTTCCCGGTCGTGAAGCCCTGGGAGGGACCGGCGGAGTGGCAGGACCCGCACCCGGCGATCAAGGTGAGCGGTGACATCGCGTACGTCACCGAGCCGGCCAGCAACACCGTGCACGCCGTCGACCTCACCTCCGGTGAGGTCACCGCCTCCGTCGAGCTCTCCGAGCAGCCGAACGAGATCGCGATCGCGCTCGGCTGA
- a CDS encoding 1,4-dihydroxy-2-naphthoyl-CoA synthase: MSAIEGVSDTFDPSRWDEVPGFEDLTDLTYHRAKEHGTVRIAFDRPDVLNAFRPHTVDELLRVLEHARISADVGCVLLTGNGPSVKNGKHSFCTGGDQRIRGKAGYQYEVSTSSTTGQSAYAADRTGAEEPTPIDKAKMARLHILECQRLIRFMPKVVVCVVPGWTAGGGHSLHVVCDLTLASAEHGRFKQTDADVGSFDGGYGSAYLARQVGQKFAREIFFLAEEYSAEDGVRMGTVNRAVPHAELEDVALEWGRKINGKSPTAQRMLKYSFNLLDDGLVGQQMFAGETTRLAYMTDEAQEGRDQFLEKREPDWSPYPWYY, from the coding sequence ATGAGTGCCATCGAAGGAGTCTCCGACACGTTCGACCCGAGCCGCTGGGACGAGGTCCCGGGCTTCGAGGATCTGACCGACCTGACCTACCACCGGGCCAAGGAGCACGGCACCGTACGCATCGCCTTCGACCGCCCCGACGTACTCAACGCCTTCCGCCCGCACACCGTCGACGAGCTCCTCCGCGTGCTCGAGCACGCCCGGATCTCCGCCGACGTCGGTTGCGTCCTGCTCACCGGCAACGGCCCCTCGGTCAAGAACGGCAAGCACTCCTTCTGCACCGGTGGCGACCAGCGCATCCGCGGCAAGGCCGGCTACCAGTACGAGGTCTCGACAAGCTCGACCACCGGCCAGTCCGCGTACGCCGCCGACCGGACCGGCGCGGAGGAACCGACTCCGATCGACAAGGCCAAGATGGCGCGCCTGCACATCCTCGAGTGCCAGCGACTGATCCGCTTCATGCCCAAGGTCGTCGTCTGCGTCGTCCCCGGCTGGACCGCCGGCGGCGGCCACTCCCTCCACGTGGTGTGCGACCTGACCCTGGCGAGCGCCGAGCACGGGCGCTTCAAGCAGACCGACGCCGACGTCGGCTCGTTCGACGGCGGCTACGGGAGTGCCTATCTCGCCCGCCAGGTCGGCCAGAAGTTCGCCCGCGAGATCTTCTTCCTCGCCGAGGAGTACTCGGCCGAGGACGGCGTCCGCATGGGCACCGTCAACCGCGCCGTCCCCCACGCCGAGCTCGAGGACGTCGCGCTCGAGTGGGGCCGCAAGATCAACGGCAAGTCACCCACCGCCCAGCGGATGCTGAAGTACTCCTTCAACCTCCTCGACGACGGCCTCGTCGGCCAGCAGATGTTCGCCGGCGAGACCACCAGGTTGGCCTACATGACCGACGAGGCCCAGGAGGGTCGCGATCAGTTCCTGGAGAAGCGCGAGCCCGACTGGTCGCCCTACCCCTGGTACTACTGA
- the aztB gene encoding zinc ABC transporter permease AztB, whose protein sequence is MSPIIEPFRTDFMLQALAGGVLVAAICGVVGTWVVIRGMAFLGEAIGHGMLPGVALATVLGAPVMLGGAVSAIVMSATIGALQRRGRLTYDTSIGLLFVAMLSLGVIIVSHSRSFATDATAMLFGDVLAIGTADVAGLAVALAITLAIAAGFHRSFVASAFDPRIARTLGLHPQLAQVMLVGLVTLAVVASYQAVGSLLVIALLLAPAVAAGQWTTRIPTTMACAAAIGAVAVFIGLTASWYAETAAGASIACAAILTAVASGLLRSGLGLLRRLSPTSERTTCTAGHSPASSQG, encoded by the coding sequence GTGTCACCGATCATCGAGCCCTTCCGGACCGACTTCATGCTGCAGGCGCTGGCCGGCGGAGTGCTGGTCGCGGCGATCTGTGGAGTCGTCGGCACCTGGGTCGTGATCCGCGGGATGGCGTTCCTCGGGGAGGCGATCGGGCACGGGATGCTCCCCGGCGTCGCCCTCGCGACGGTCCTCGGCGCACCCGTCATGCTCGGTGGCGCCGTGAGCGCGATCGTCATGAGCGCGACCATCGGAGCGCTCCAGCGCCGCGGCCGGCTGACCTACGACACCAGCATCGGGCTGCTGTTCGTGGCGATGCTCTCGCTCGGCGTCATCATCGTCTCCCACTCGCGCAGCTTCGCCACGGACGCGACGGCGATGCTGTTCGGCGACGTACTCGCCATCGGCACCGCCGACGTCGCCGGCCTCGCCGTCGCCCTTGCCATCACTCTCGCCATCGCCGCGGGCTTCCACCGGTCGTTCGTCGCCTCGGCCTTCGACCCCCGGATCGCCCGTACGTTGGGCCTGCATCCGCAGCTGGCGCAGGTGATGCTCGTCGGTCTGGTGACCCTCGCCGTGGTCGCTTCCTACCAGGCGGTCGGCTCGCTGCTCGTGATCGCGCTGCTCCTCGCGCCGGCCGTGGCTGCCGGCCAGTGGACCACGAGGATCCCCACGACCATGGCCTGCGCCGCCGCGATCGGCGCAGTCGCGGTCTTCATCGGCCTGACCGCCTCCTGGTACGCGGAGACCGCCGCCGGGGCGTCGATCGCCTGCGCGGCGATCCTCACCGCGGTCGCCTCCGGGCTGCTCCGCAGCGGCCTCGGTCTCCTTCGCCGTCTGTCCCCCACCTCCGAAAGGACCACATGCACCGCAGGACACTCGCCGGCGTCGTCACAGGGCTGA
- a CDS encoding aldo/keto reductase → MRYTSFGRQAGLRVSEYALGTGNFGTEWSSGTPAPEARAIFDRYADAGGTFLDTAAMYQGGQSEVMLGDLLTTTRDHFVLSSKYGLGNPEAPDRANHGTTRKAMISSVEASLKRLKTDYLDMFWVHFPDQYTPIEEILRGLDDLVRSGKIHHGALSNYPAWKVSLAVSQADLRGWSPIVGVQMEYSLAERSAERELLPMAESLGLAANLWSPLAGGLLTGKYRTSGEGRMTDPARISPTESTDQRTAVIDAVLAVAAETGRSAAQVSMAWLRARGDRSTTALVPIIGPRTMDQLTDYLGALDLDLTPEQYARLTDVSAPSMGVPHEINTTIQAPMLGDDPHRFILPTTPVA, encoded by the coding sequence ATGCGCTACACCAGCTTTGGTCGACAGGCCGGCCTACGGGTCTCCGAGTACGCCCTGGGAACGGGCAACTTCGGCACCGAATGGTCCAGCGGGACCCCTGCCCCTGAGGCGAGGGCGATCTTCGACCGATACGCCGACGCCGGAGGCACATTCCTCGACACCGCCGCGATGTACCAGGGCGGACAGTCCGAGGTCATGCTCGGCGATCTTCTCACCACGACTCGCGACCACTTCGTGCTCTCGTCGAAGTACGGGCTCGGCAATCCCGAGGCCCCCGATCGCGCCAACCACGGCACCACCCGGAAGGCGATGATCTCCTCGGTCGAAGCCAGCCTCAAGCGACTCAAGACCGACTATCTGGACATGTTCTGGGTCCACTTCCCCGACCAGTACACGCCGATCGAGGAGATCCTGCGCGGGCTGGACGACCTGGTCCGGAGCGGGAAGATCCATCACGGCGCCCTGTCGAACTACCCGGCCTGGAAGGTCTCGCTGGCCGTCAGCCAGGCGGACCTGCGCGGCTGGTCACCCATCGTCGGCGTACAGATGGAATACAGCCTGGCCGAGCGCAGCGCCGAGCGGGAGCTGCTGCCGATGGCAGAGTCGCTCGGACTCGCCGCGAACCTGTGGTCACCTCTGGCCGGCGGGTTGCTGACCGGCAAGTACCGCACGAGCGGCGAGGGACGCATGACCGATCCGGCCCGCATCAGTCCCACCGAGTCGACCGACCAGCGGACCGCGGTCATCGACGCGGTGCTGGCCGTCGCAGCCGAGACCGGTCGGAGCGCCGCCCAGGTCTCGATGGCGTGGCTCCGCGCACGCGGTGACCGCTCGACCACAGCTCTGGTCCCCATCATCGGGCCGCGGACGATGGACCAGCTCACTGACTACCTCGGCGCGCTGGACCTAGACCTGACCCCGGAGCAGTACGCGCGCCTCACCGACGTGAGCGCACCGAGCATGGGCGTACCGCACGAGATCAATACCACGATCCAGGCACCGATGCTCGGCGACGACCCCCACCGATTCATCCTGCCGACCACGCCCGTGGCCTGA
- the aztA gene encoding zinc ABC transporter ATP-binding protein AztA — MLPLDKTDSPHLSARGLCFGYDGHDVLHDVSARFSPGSVTAVTGPNGSGKSTFVELLAGVRSPRRGVIDRDGRLALVVQRPSTPDALPVTVHDVVAIGTWGRTRGHLGSRRADRRSAVAEVIDRVGLTGLEQRTFGELSGGQRQRALLAQGIVQDTEILLLDEPAAGLDAASRQRTREILAEEAARGTTIVCVSHDEESIAAADDVIRLEDGRVVGW; from the coding sequence GTGCTCCCCCTCGACAAGACCGACTCCCCACACCTCTCCGCCCGCGGCCTCTGTTTCGGCTACGACGGCCACGACGTGCTCCACGACGTCAGCGCACGCTTCTCGCCTGGCTCGGTCACCGCCGTCACCGGGCCGAACGGGTCGGGAAAGTCGACCTTCGTCGAGCTGCTCGCCGGGGTGCGGAGCCCGCGACGGGGCGTGATCGACCGCGACGGACGGCTCGCGTTGGTCGTGCAACGACCCTCGACGCCCGACGCCCTACCGGTGACCGTCCACGACGTCGTTGCGATCGGGACCTGGGGCCGCACCCGGGGTCACCTGGGCAGCAGGCGCGCCGACCGGCGGAGCGCGGTCGCGGAGGTGATCGACCGGGTCGGCCTGACCGGCCTCGAGCAGCGTACGTTCGGAGAGCTCTCCGGCGGGCAGCGCCAGCGCGCGCTGCTGGCTCAGGGCATCGTCCAGGACACCGAGATCCTGCTCCTCGACGAGCCTGCCGCGGGGCTCGATGCCGCCAGCCGGCAGCGCACCCGCGAGATCCTCGCCGAGGAGGCCGCCCGGGGCACCACGATCGTCTGCGTCAGCCACGACGAGGAGAGCATCGCCGCCGCGGACGACGTCATCCGGCTCGAGGACGGTCGCGTCGTCGGCTGGTGA
- a CDS encoding amphi-Trp domain-containing protein has product MDLMEVTERARLRREEAAARLRALADALASNNEVEFERGGLRFKVHVPDEVDFKLEIEIGDDEREIEIELKW; this is encoded by the coding sequence ATGGACCTGATGGAAGTCACCGAACGGGCGAGGCTGCGTCGCGAGGAAGCGGCGGCTCGCCTGCGTGCCCTGGCCGACGCGCTCGCCAGCAACAACGAGGTCGAGTTCGAACGAGGAGGGCTGCGCTTCAAGGTGCACGTCCCCGACGAGGTCGACTTCAAGCTGGAGATCGAGATCGGGGACGACGAGCGCGAGATCGAGATCGAGTTGAAGTGGTGA
- a CDS encoding ABC transporter, translated as MHRRTLAGVVTGLTLAATTGCGGSPAPRADDASAGSGKDHGAVEGAQEVAEPQLHLTTIDAGGAVAQLDLIEGSSAKVGTVGVPSAVDSDGRYLFATTADGVEIVDSGVWTWDHGDHFHYYRGEPALLGTVEGDGDGDVTVATGPLSTAGATGVFFAGSGEAVLLDNEALADGEVRERFRLDAEPHAGLVAPFGDGALVTVADGGEVTGLTYHDADGSAVGEQIPCAQASGTITTKVGVVVGCADGAVLATEADGEPRFERIDYPKGTTAPRATTFEGRKSRPTVAALSGTTGIWLLDTRERTWSHLDAGVPLRQVVAVDDEEGHVLALDTTGRVRVFSAEDGKQLAATEPLVDLSEAAAGVDLVVDQERAYLNVPEKGGVHEIDYADSARVARTLETPTAPVFFTETGR; from the coding sequence ATGCACCGCAGGACACTCGCCGGCGTCGTCACAGGGCTGACGCTGGCCGCCACCACGGGGTGCGGCGGCTCCCCCGCTCCTCGGGCCGATGACGCGAGCGCCGGCTCGGGGAAGGACCATGGCGCCGTCGAGGGCGCGCAGGAGGTCGCCGAACCCCAGCTGCACCTGACCACGATCGACGCCGGCGGTGCGGTCGCCCAGCTCGACCTGATCGAGGGGAGCTCCGCGAAGGTCGGAACCGTCGGCGTTCCGAGCGCGGTCGACAGCGACGGCCGCTACCTCTTCGCGACCACCGCGGACGGCGTGGAGATCGTCGACAGCGGCGTGTGGACCTGGGACCACGGCGACCACTTCCACTACTACCGGGGCGAGCCGGCGCTTCTCGGCACGGTCGAGGGCGACGGCGACGGTGACGTGACGGTGGCGACCGGTCCGCTGTCGACGGCCGGCGCGACGGGGGTGTTCTTCGCGGGCAGCGGAGAGGCGGTCCTGCTGGACAACGAGGCCCTCGCCGACGGCGAGGTGCGCGAGCGGTTCCGGCTTGACGCCGAGCCTCATGCGGGGCTGGTCGCGCCGTTCGGCGACGGCGCCCTGGTGACGGTCGCCGACGGCGGCGAGGTCACCGGGCTGACGTATCACGACGCCGACGGCAGTGCGGTCGGAGAGCAGATCCCCTGCGCCCAGGCGAGCGGCACGATCACCACCAAGGTCGGCGTCGTCGTCGGCTGTGCCGACGGTGCGGTGCTGGCCACCGAGGCCGACGGGGAGCCCCGCTTCGAGCGGATCGACTATCCGAAGGGCACGACGGCGCCGCGGGCGACGACGTTCGAGGGGCGAAAGAGCCGCCCGACGGTCGCCGCACTGTCCGGGACGACCGGGATCTGGCTCCTCGACACCCGTGAGCGGACCTGGAGCCACCTCGACGCCGGCGTACCGCTGCGCCAGGTGGTCGCCGTCGACGACGAGGAGGGGCACGTGCTCGCCCTCGACACGACCGGCCGTGTCCGCGTCTTCTCTGCTGAGGACGGCAAGCAGCTCGCCGCGACCGAGCCCCTCGTGGACCTGAGCGAGGCCGCCGCGGGAGTCGACCTGGTCGTCGACCAGGAGCGGGCCTACCTCAACGTGCCGGAGAAGGGGGGCGTCCACGAGATCGACTACGCCGACTCCGCACGGGTCGCCCGGACACTCGAGACGCCCACCGCCCCGGTGTTCTTCACGGAGACCGGCCGATGA